One window of the Eucalyptus grandis isolate ANBG69807.140 chromosome 8, ASM1654582v1, whole genome shotgun sequence genome contains the following:
- the LOC104416949 gene encoding L-type lectin-domain containing receptor kinase IX.1 yields MAIYSESKLLLRHLLLFLSFFVPLRSGYSLSFNISRFDGKATDMVYEGDARLDVGTRTVDFTSATYYCHVGRAFYAEKLRLWDSATRRLTDFSTRFSFTIDTQNRSHYGAGLAFFLAPVGFQIPVNSDGGFLGLFNTTYRDSSLNRIVAVEFDPYVNSDWDPPYEHVGININSIASVVTAAWNASFHSADTADTWVVYNSETKNLSVSWIYQTTPNPHETTSISYQIDLTTVLPEEVMIGFSAATSYYVERHQLESWSFSSNLEVEEQQGNAKRTKLVVGLAVLLGVLLCGIVVISAILRKRKRRSEGSETANLMSINGELERGAGPRRFTYADLVSATNNFDEERKLGQGGFGAVYKGYPVGLDAAVAVKRISRGSEQGKKEFITEVKVISSLRHRNLVQLIGWCHEANEFILVYEFMPNGSLDRHLFGKKRILGWAARLKISVGLASALLYLHEEWEQCVVHRDIKSSNVMLDSGFNVKLGDFGLARLMDHELGPQTTGLAGTFGYLAPEYVSTGRASKESDVYSFGVVAIEIATGRRAVDPMEQSSHVSLVGWVWDLYGRGQVIEAMDDKLQVDFDQNQVERLLVVGLWCAHPDRSLRPTVRQALQVLNFEAAVPVLPNKLPVAVYNTPLPPSVCSGEPFITNSIEEGR; encoded by the coding sequence atggcCATCTACTCGGAATCGAAGCTCTTGTTGCGccatttgcttctcttcttgTCCTTCTTCGTGCCGCTTCGATCAGgctattctctttccttcaacATTTCTCGGTTCGACGGCAAGGCCACAGATATGGTCTATGAAGGTGACGCGAGGCTGGATGTCGGGACCAGGACCGTCGACTTCACTAGTGCCACTTACTACTGCCATGTTGGCCGGGCATTTTACGCAGAGAAGCTGCGGCTCTGGGACTCCGCCACCAGGAGACTCACCGACTTCTCCACTCGCTTCTCCTTCACCATCGACACGCAGAACCGGTCGCATTATGGGGCGGGCTTGGCCTTCTTCCTTGCCCCGGTCGGGTTCCAAATCCCAGTCAATTCGGACGGTGGCTTCTTAGGCCTGTTCAACACCACATACCGTGACTCGTCTTTGAACCGAATTGTCGCGGTTGAGTTTGACCCCTACGTCAATTCCGATTGGGATCCTCCATATGAGCACGTTGGGATCAACATAAACTCGATCGCCTCGGTCGTGACCGCCGCTTGGAACGCCAGCTTCCACAGTGCCGACACCGCTGACACATGGGTTGTGTACAACTCCGAGACCAAGAACTTGAGCGTTTCTTGGATCTACCAGACCACGCCAAACCCACATGAGACCACAAGTATTTCGTATCAGATTGATCTCACCACTGTCTTGCCCGAGGAGGTGATGATCGGTTTCTCAGCTGCGACTAGCTATTACGTAGAACGTCACCAACTTGAATCTTGGTCCTTCAGTTCAAATCTCGAAGTCGAGGAACAGCAAGGAAATGCAAAAAGGACCAAGTTGGTTGTGGGCCTAGCAGTTCTGCTTGGGGTCCTACTCTGCGGCATCGTGGTGATATCAGCAATCCtcaggaagaggaagaggaggagcgAGGGATCGGAGACGGCAAACTTGATGTCCATAAATGGGGAGCTTGAGAGAGGCGCAGGGCCACGGAGATTTACTTATGCGGACCTCGTTTCTGCTACCAACAACTTTGACGAGGAGAGGAAGCTGGGCCAGGGCGGGTTCGGGGCGGTCTACAAGGGATATCCGGTTGGGCTGGATGCGGCAGTCGCGGTGAAGCGGATATCGAGAGGTTCAGAACAAGGGAAGAAGGAATTCATCACAGAGGTGAAGGTGATCAGCAGCTTGAGGCACAGAAATTTGGTGCAGCTTATAGGTTGGTGCCACGAGGCGAACGAGTTCATCCTCGTCTATGAGTTCATGCCGAACGGTAGCCTCGATAGGCACCTCTTCGGCAAGAAGCGCATTCTAGGTTGGGCTGCCCGGCTCAAGATTTCGGTTGGGCTCGCCTCCGCGCTCCTCTATCTCCATGAGGAGTGGGAGCAGTGCGTGGTGCACCGGGACATCAAGTCGAGCAACGTGATGCTAGACTCGGGGTTCAACGTCAAGCTCGGAGACTTTGGGCTGGCCCGCCTCATGGACCACGAGCTCGGGCCACAGACTACCGGGCTGGCCGGCACGTTCGGGTACTTGGCTCCGGAGTACGTGAGCACTGGGCGGGCAAGCAAGGAGTCTGATGTGTACAGCTTCGGGGTGGTCGCCATCGAGATTGCTACGGGACGGAGAGCCGTTGATCCGATGGAGCAATCCTCGCATGTGAGTTTGGTGGGGTGGGTGTGGGACCTTTACGGGAGAGGTCAGGTTATTGAGGCCATGGATGATAAGCTCCAAGTGGATTTCGACCAAAATCAAGTGGAGCGCTTGTTGGTTGTGGGCTTGTGGTGTGCTCATCCCGACCGGAGCCTGAGGCCCACCGTAAGGCAGGCGCTTCAAGTCCTCAATTTCGAGGCTGCGGTCCCGGTTCTTCCTAATAAGTTGCCGGTCGCAGTGTACAACACGCCGTTGCCACCGTCCGTTTGTTCCGGCGAGCCTTTCATCACTAATAGCATCGAAGAGGGTCGTTGA